Proteins encoded within one genomic window of Candidatus Rokuibacteriota bacterium:
- a CDS encoding branched-chain amino acid ABC transporter permease, giving the protein MAFFLDLTVNGLLIGCMYALVALGFVLIYKATSVINFAQGDLVMFGGYIAAAGLSLYHLPLWVAAPIALLLMLVLGFAVERGILRPLIGQPVVSVVMVTIGLALVFQGLAAMVWGAATINVPLPIPFQPFILWEIFISPINLVAAGLCVGFLVGFVYFFRRSRMGIAMRAVADDQQSAMSVGINVRIVFALSWAIAGLASGIGGIVWGNMLGVDTHLSLVGLKVFPAVILGGLDSVPGAILGGLIVGAVESVAAGYIDPYVGGGTKDFAPFIIMILALMIRPYGFFGREIIERV; this is encoded by the coding sequence ATGGCGTTCTTCCTGGATCTCACCGTCAACGGTCTGCTGATCGGCTGCATGTACGCCCTCGTAGCCCTGGGCTTCGTCCTCATCTACAAGGCCACAAGCGTCATCAACTTCGCCCAGGGGGACCTGGTAATGTTCGGCGGCTACATCGCTGCCGCGGGGCTCTCCCTCTACCACCTACCGCTCTGGGTTGCCGCGCCCATCGCCCTTCTCCTCATGCTGGTCCTCGGGTTTGCGGTGGAACGCGGGATCCTGCGGCCCCTGATCGGCCAGCCCGTCGTCTCGGTGGTGATGGTCACGATCGGACTGGCGCTGGTGTTCCAGGGGCTGGCGGCAATGGTGTGGGGTGCCGCGACCATCAACGTGCCGCTCCCCATCCCGTTCCAGCCGTTCATCCTCTGGGAGATCTTCATCTCCCCCATCAACCTGGTGGCGGCGGGGCTCTGCGTGGGGTTCCTTGTCGGCTTCGTGTACTTTTTCCGTCGGAGCCGGATGGGGATCGCCATGCGCGCCGTGGCCGACGATCAGCAGTCGGCCATGTCGGTAGGCATCAACGTGCGGATCGTCTTTGCGCTCTCCTGGGCCATCGCAGGGCTGGCCTCGGGAATCGGGGGAATCGTGTGGGGGAATATGCTCGGCGTGGACACCCACCTCTCGCTGGTTGGGCTGAAGGTGTTTCCGGCTGTGATCCTCGGCGGGCTGGACAGCGTTCCCGGCGCGATCCTGGGCGGCCTCATCGTCGGGGCCGTGGAGAGCGTGGCGGCCGGGTACATCGATCCCTACGTCGGCGGCGGCACGAAGGACTTCGCGCCGTTCATCATCATGATCCTGGCGCTCATGATCCGTCCGTACGGGTTCTTCGGCCGCGAGATCATCGAGCGAGTCTAG
- a CDS encoding ABC transporter substrate-binding protein — MKAKGWLAVVVIAALVAALSVVAADAKHAIKVGGQCDRTGATKLVGVEICPAVTDYIRLVNKKGGVMGHTLEYTEIEHEYRVDRGVEAYERLKRDGAVAVLDYGTPIVYALTPRHMEDKIPAITPGFGRADSTDGEVWPYIFPMAASYWSQAAGALQYIKEKGAKKGTKIAYLYFDNPAGREGIPMMERVAKKEGYEIRLFAVPPPGLEMGPQVIDITRRMRADWVVGHLFGRSPSVSIKEFRKAGFPLDRVISLVWGAGEADVEAAGWDVSQGYLGLQFAAVGRNLPAIQEIIKMYRDEGKEVPKYVGGVYYNRGVLIGAILAEGIRLGLQFGEPLTGEKVKRGYEQIKNFTLGGFLPPLTVTPQDHEGGGWVRVYQVKGKEWVPVTDWIRGYRDEVFKLVNEANKKK; from the coding sequence ATGAAGGCTAAGGGATGGCTCGCGGTAGTCGTGATAGCGGCGCTCGTCGCGGCGCTGTCGGTGGTCGCGGCGGACGCCAAGCACGCCATCAAGGTCGGGGGCCAGTGTGACCGCACCGGGGCCACGAAGCTGGTCGGCGTGGAGATCTGTCCGGCCGTCACGGATTACATCAGGCTGGTGAACAAGAAGGGCGGGGTGATGGGGCACACCCTGGAGTACACGGAGATCGAGCACGAATACCGGGTAGACCGGGGTGTGGAAGCCTACGAGCGGCTGAAGCGCGATGGGGCCGTCGCGGTGCTCGACTACGGCACCCCCATCGTCTACGCCCTGACCCCGCGGCACATGGAGGACAAGATCCCTGCCATCACGCCCGGCTTCGGTCGCGCCGATTCCACTGACGGCGAGGTGTGGCCATATATCTTCCCCATGGCCGCCTCTTACTGGTCCCAGGCGGCTGGCGCGCTCCAGTACATCAAGGAAAAGGGTGCGAAGAAAGGGACGAAGATCGCCTACCTCTACTTCGATAACCCGGCCGGCCGCGAAGGGATCCCCATGATGGAGCGGGTCGCCAAGAAGGAGGGATACGAGATCCGGCTCTTCGCGGTGCCGCCGCCCGGGCTCGAGATGGGGCCCCAGGTGATCGACATCACCCGCCGGATGAGGGCTGACTGGGTTGTCGGGCACCTCTTCGGCCGCTCACCGTCGGTGTCCATCAAGGAGTTCAGGAAGGCCGGCTTCCCGCTGGACCGGGTGATCAGCCTGGTATGGGGTGCGGGCGAGGCCGACGTCGAGGCGGCCGGCTGGGATGTGAGCCAGGGTTACCTCGGCCTTCAGTTCGCGGCCGTCGGCCGGAACCTCCCGGCCATCCAGGAAATCATCAAGATGTACCGCGATGAGGGGAAGGAGGTTCCGAAGTACGTGGGTGGCGTGTACTACAACCGGGGTGTCCTGATCGGCGCCATTCTCGCGGAGGGCATTCGGCTCGGGCTCCAGTTCGGCGAGCCGCTGACCGGGGAAAAGGTCAAGAGGGGGTATGAGCAGATCAAGAACTTCACCCTCGGCGGGTTCCTCCCGCCCCTGACCGTCACGCCGCAGGATCACGAGGGTGGCGGATGGGTCCGGGTCTACCAGGTCAAGGGCAAGGAGTGGGTGCCGGTGACCGACTGGATCCGCGGCTACCGCGACGAGGTGTTCAAGCTCGTC
- a CDS encoding branched-chain amino acid ABC transporter permease, translating into MALYPLPLAMASYALGVALLLTIPLVSDSHTMAIVNLIGLAAIGAIGLNILTGYTGQVSLGHGAFMMVGAYTAAILSARYGMPFWVGLPAGGAVAAAVGTFFGIPSLRIKGLYLAIATLAAQFIIEWCINHIPWISGGVQSTIYVPTPAFLGWEINTEYRRYFMILPVFMLAYVAAQNLVRSRVGRAFIAIRDRDVAAEIIGVDVFKYKLLAFAVSSFYAGVAGALWTYYLKIANYEHFILSTSISYLAMVIIGGLGSVLGSVFGATFITLLPIVLVYVVEGIASLFGFTYFAIADFLANLRLIIFGGLIILFLAIEPEGLYRMWGNIKRYFRFWPFSY; encoded by the coding sequence ATGGCGCTGTACCCCCTCCCGCTGGCGATGGCCTCCTACGCCCTCGGTGTGGCGCTCCTGCTCACCATTCCTCTGGTCTCCGACAGCCACACGATGGCCATCGTGAACCTGATCGGGCTCGCGGCCATCGGCGCCATCGGCCTCAACATCCTGACCGGCTATACCGGTCAGGTCTCTCTCGGCCACGGGGCCTTCATGATGGTGGGCGCGTACACGGCCGCCATCCTGTCCGCCCGCTATGGGATGCCGTTCTGGGTGGGGCTCCCCGCCGGCGGGGCCGTGGCCGCCGCGGTGGGCACCTTCTTCGGAATCCCCTCGCTCCGCATCAAGGGCCTCTACCTGGCCATCGCCACCCTAGCCGCCCAGTTCATCATCGAGTGGTGCATCAACCACATCCCCTGGATCAGCGGCGGCGTGCAGTCCACGATCTACGTGCCGACCCCGGCGTTCCTGGGTTGGGAGATCAACACCGAATACCGGCGGTACTTCATGATCCTGCCGGTCTTCATGCTCGCGTACGTCGCGGCGCAGAACCTGGTGCGGAGCCGCGTCGGCCGCGCCTTTATTGCCATCCGCGACCGCGACGTCGCGGCCGAGATCATCGGTGTGGACGTCTTCAAGTACAAGCTCCTCGCCTTCGCCGTCAGCTCCTTCTACGCGGGCGTGGCCGGCGCCCTCTGGACCTACTACCTGAAGATCGCCAACTACGAGCACTTCATCCTGTCCACCTCGATCTCGTACCTGGCCATGGTCATCATCGGGGGGCTGGGGAGCGTGCTGGGCTCCGTGTTCGGCGCCACGTTCATCACGCTCCTGCCGATCGTCCTCGTGTACGTGGTCGAAGGGATCGCCAGTCTCTTCGGGTTCACGTACTTCGCCATTGCGGACTTCCTGGCAAACCTCCGCTTGATCATCTTCGGGGGGCTGATCATACTGTTCCTTGCCATCGAGCCCGAGGGGCTGTACCGGATGTGGGGGAATATCAAGCGCTACTTCCGGTTCTGGCCGTTTTCGTATTGA